The stretch of DNA aGACAAGTATAATCTATTTTGGTTCCAATCAAAACTTGGAAAAATTAAGATGGTGAACTACAAGGTATGTATAGACTTGTTTTGTTTGTTCAAAACTTGACAAAGATGAGACATAAATAGCTGATATGAttggtttttatcattcaaaggtataaaacaataaatacatgtactCTGTAGTCATGTGAGAATGAAACACACCTTCAGTTAgacacagaaacaaacaaacttctttattctAAATTCTCTGAACAAATTTCCCCATTTTCCACACAGTATTGTTATATGTTGTTTTTGATCTTTAAAAACAATTAGAATAATTTAAGAGTATATAGGAAGAACTTCTTCACCATTGCTTATTCATTTGCCAAATGTAACAAAGAATATAAGAATTTCCTGAGTGGAAGATGGCTGACTTTTTATTGAGGCTGAATGTTGTAATTATATActgtatctttttatttttccCAGGAATGGTTTTCTAGGAGTTTTATATCGAGAAAGTACTTCAGTAAAATTATATGATATCAGACATACTCCACAAGGTAGTTACAAGAATGAAAATAGTTATTGGGTTAACAATTAAACTCTTGAGTCACATAAGATTTACTGATGTTTACTCTAATTATGATTAATGATGTACATATTTACACTGTAATTATAACTACTGTTGTACACAAATTCACTactgataatattttttaaatgataatatatattgaaaaaaagaataaaaaatttcCCCATTTTGAAATGAACCGAGCAAACAAACACAGATATGAATTTGGATATATCTGTATTATACTGAAGTGAAATATCCAGGTAATTTGATTCGTTACCTTGACATGGTATATGAACTTGTAATATACCCTGTAAACAAAAACTAAATTATATTAAATCAGGACAGTCCtgtattatataattattatttgggCTTCACAGAGGATGTAGGCCCATATTCTATGTAAAGATCCTGAATAATATATCTGCTACTGGACAATGTATCTGATTTCTATCTGAGCACTGTCTTATCATAGAAGTTTTCTGTTGCTCTAGGTATAGATGAACTGGAACCTAACTACATTGACAGGACTATATCTCGTAAGTAGAATCTATCATTACCGTTTATGCATTGTAATTTGTCATGTGTGCTTGTTGACATAATCTTTACCACTGCTTATTCATATTCTCAAGGTTTTGTTTATGAatctgtttttctaatgattttaagaAATTATTTAGACAATTTTCTTTCTAGTTtcttaataataaacaaaaagatgtgttctttatGTGTGATGTCATCAAGCTTAGTCACCTTTTTTTGCTTGTACAATAGGAAACTCATAGGAAAGCAAGAACATTAATGTAACAGTTGAATTTTGACCaataagaaacaaaagaaatgcttgtttattatgtttattataaaaaaaaaataatcaagttGTTTCAAGCATTAGAGAAAagattctaaaatatatttattactaGAAATTCTGAATTTATGAGAATATGATAAGGTTCAACTCAGATATCcgtaaaattgaaaatcaatatGTTCATATAATTaagttaaaattaacaaaaaaacacacaaaaaaaaacaagaaaaaagtttCAATGTAACTTACTAATTTCTATATGTTGGcctttttgtcttttaattttaaatacataattttatttcagCTAACAATGGTGGACAATATGTCACTGCTTTCAACTGGCATCCCAAACAAGAAAACAGACTACTGATTGCCTGTACAAATGGTGCTATCAAAGATATGATTGTACATGAAAGAATTCCTGTGGTAAGTTAGACTACTGATTGCCTGTACAAATGGTGCTATCAAAGATATGATTGTACATGAAAGAATTCCTGTGGTAAGTTGAACTACTGATTGCCTGTACAAATGGTGCTATCAAAGATATGATTGTACATGAAAGAATTCCTGTGGTAAGTTAGACTACTGATTGCCTGTACAAATGGTGCTATCAAAGATATGATTGTACATGAAAGAATTTCTGTGGTAAGTTAGACTACTGACTGCCTGTACAAATGGTGCTATCAAAGATATGATTGTACATGAAAGAATTCCTGTGGTAAGTTAGACTACTGACTGCCTGTACAAATGGTGCTATCAAAGATATGATTGTCCATGAAAGAATTCCTGTGGTAAGATTAAAGATTTCACAGTAAACTAGTTTCATTTTCTTTGTATGATGGTCATGATGGTTTTTCCCTAAACTTGGGGGATACTTTACGAATGAATCAATGTTTTCATGCTCAATTCTCTGTAGTTATCTTAAAAAAGAACATTTAGATTCTGATTTTTTTCTCACATATATTTGGGAGCATTTTAGAGCTGGAAATAAATTTTTTTGGTATGACTTTTACGCTGAATTTTGTTCATTGATTCTCAGATTTTTATCTTTTGTCTTGCGATCTTTGTTTAACGTCTTTTTGTTTGTTATGCATGCAACATATTGATTTCATCACATTCCTGGATTGTCTATTGTTTTAACAATGAAGATCTTTCTaatgaaaataaagttatttGCTATTAGGTCAATTAGACAGCAAGACAAACATGTCTGTTAAAGAAGTTTACAATATGATTTAATACTTTTGGTGCTGCAAAAAACCTATTACCTTTCAGTACATAAGAGAAGATGATTGATTAACAACCTTGGTACATTTACTTCCCCTGTTGAGGTATCCCTTGAATGAAAATTAATAGATATGTTTGCATGTAGGTAGTAATTAGTGTTATATCCAAGCATATCCTATACACAGAATACTTTATACTCTAACAATGTTTTCAATCTATTTTGTAGATATTTTCTCCACAATTTCATATAACCTGGGGTAATGGAAAGAAGTTAGTAGACCAGGAACTAAAATCTACAGATATATCACTTCTGATGAAAGAGAGAGCTTCTAAAGGTTACGGGTTACAGGTATATCTAGTGTGTCTGTCTAAATCATACTTTAATCAAGTGTTACAACAGATCTGGAATTGATCTTATTTACTAAACATGACCTACATTTTGTCataagtgaaaaaatatataatcctCTAATCCGATATAAGAATATATAATCTTCTAATCCGATATAAAAATATGTAATCCTCTAATCTGATATATGGAGTGCCATCATTATACtgtatgtaataaaattgagaatggaaatggggaatgtgtcaaagagacaacaacccaaccatagaacagccaccaatgggtcttcaatgcagcgagaaactcctgcacccggaggagtccttatTATAATGACTTGTAAATGGCATTCACATCcatgatatatatatgaagaaAGACTTTatgtaattttgtaatattttgataGTCTTTACATTGATTTCTGTAAACTGTCATTTAGTTACAACTGTATTTTACATTGCCAGTCTGATCATGTTTTCCACAATGTACAACTAGTGAAAGAAGATGCCAAGCTGTATGGTATGTGGAGATGGTTATCATGTATCCTTTATACAGTCAGGGTATAACATCTATTAAACTTGTTTGAAACAGTACCGTTTAGGGAAGgtactaaaaacaaacaaatgaaataaaatgataaaataatcaGAAATATGATAGATGATAAATTGGATGATTATAATTAAAATGCATATTCAGGTCAACAACAGgttaatgtgatatgaatataaTCCCTTCTTTCTACTAGACTGACATGCTGAGCCAAATATGATGTGCTCCCTATAAATTTTCTCCCCAAGAATACTTTTTCAGATCATTGATTTTATGGACCAATAAATATTGTGGCTATACATGTGTATAAGAACAAGAAAACAGGAAGAACATTTGGATGCAACCTGTTGATTACCttttaaattaaacatgttaactcaaaatatttacaaattttaattggtAATTCTTTGAAGACCATTGTTTATCATTCCTTTAACTAAAACCAGTGTCCCATGATATGGTTGAAGAACCCAAATCTCAGGGTCAATCCTATAAACACAGTGGTGTATATCATCTGATGGACTTCAACAAAGGCAGTACCATGAAATATCAGTCATTCCAGTATACAGATGGTAGTACTGGTACCAAATACTTTATGAGACAGTATCTCAGTGAAGAGAGGTCAGTATGGGATTATATGGCCCTAACCCCtaatcatggttcattgactttaaaacttttgcttAAATCAAATGTGTTAATAGGTTAGTTTAAAGAGAACCACTAATGATTAtacaatggtatttggtatgcagttctataaatgtgttaatagGTTAGTTTCAAGAAAACCACTAATGATTAgacaatggtatttggtatgcagttctataaatgtgttaatagGTTAGTTTAAAGAGAACCACTAATGATTAgacaatggtatttggtatgcagttctataaatgtgttaatatgTTAGTTTAAAGAGAACCACTAATGATTAgacaatggtatttggtatgcagttctATACACATTGGCATTTCTCACTTTCATTGAGATAATTTGGCACTGCACCTACAAAAATGGTTCTAGGACATTGAATATTTTGCAcagttaacatgtttaaacaatgccattttaatttcaacatttgtattACACTATCAAATTTACATATAGGCGAGACATATCTTGGTGTCAACATTTTATTTAATCTTATCATGTGTATTAATACATATTTTACCTATTGTAGAGACAAGGTTTTACAGTTGTGTGGCTGGGGTAACAGTGATAATACAGAAGGGTTAAATCTTTTTCTTAAAGAGTAAGTGTATTGTTCAATATTGAGTTAAAAAGTTTTTTAGCATACCAGTAAGCcttttcatatcattttaaagatTGGTCCCAAAATGCTTCATCAATTTGTTAgttcttaaattattttaattacaaTTATTAAAGAAGAAGAAAGTAAATCTTTCTAATTTTCCAAAATCCTCCTGCAAATTTTAATTGAGAAGAGAGATAATGAATGTTTTGCTTTAAAGTTGAACGGttaattttatattctatatattGACCAATACTATTTCAGATTACATAAGAATGGACAGACATCCAAAGCTGCAGCCATAGCACTGTTTAACTTGAAGTTTGGACAAACTATAGAAATACTCAGTGGAAAATACAGGCATCAAACAGAAGGTAGGGTTCACTCTTCAAACAGGGTGAAAACTTTAGTTCAAAGATAgaatttttttcttctatttcctGCCTCTTGCATAATGATCCAGTTACATTCCTTTGTAATAACTATAATCAGATCAAATATTTTGTGGGTCATATGAATCGGTGCAGTGCATGCTTTTTCAATTATTGTGATGTCAATCACTCAAGGTTCCTAATTGCACAATAATACAAGGATATTTCATCATTATATAAGACTAACATCACAACAATTCTGAAATTAGCTGAATTACATAATCATAAATGtggtttattttatacatttattttgttcTTGCAGTATTATTTTAGTCCTGCTTATATGAGGATATTTAAAATCAATTCTTTTCTTACCACTTTTTGTGCCTAATAATTGTCTAGAAATTAGctcattttaacaaattattttgtaACTCCAACCCAGACCCCCATTATAGATGGTGAAACTTTTACAAACAGAAAGAATGGGATAGaaaaaatttttataaattgtataattttCTATTTTACAGACAGTACAATGATGAATGCTGTTGCCATGGCGATATCAGGTTACTCAGAAGATAAACAAACGTTATGGAGGAAAACCTGTTCCGCATTACTACACAAGTTAACCGATCCATACCTCAGagcaatatttgcatttttatcaTGTGAAAAAGACAATTATCAAGAAATTCTGGTATACTTTGAATATGTTTCATGTTAAAAGGGAATAAGACATTTTTCTCATTAGGAATTAAAGTTACTAGTGCAAATGTacaataaaagtaaatgaatCGACAGTTACTGTTGATTTCCACagtattactgtggattcatttattttcgtgggtaccaattttcgtggacaGAGGGAAACTTGCATATTGgtggatatttaaattcgtggttttgacaaagttcacatgcatttctttagaaaatatgcatttcgttgaacatttaaattcgttgtttcccggtacccacgaaatccacgaaaattggtatccaacgaatattaatgaatccacagtataggtTAATTTGTTTTTCCAGATATGAATAACTATTCAGGTTTCTGTTTTTACAtcatattatattgatatttatttcaaaGAGTGCTGAAAGTGGGCACTGGTGTTAAACACTAAACAACCATTCAAAAAATTCATTTCAAAGATTTGGGGATTTAAAGGTTGCatcatactacatgtacttaCAACAGTCGTATAAAGTatcaatgatgaaaaaaaatatcacagattgaaacattttttttgtgtctaAAAAGAATAGGATATAAGATTTTTAGAAGTAAACAAGTGCTCTTGAGAAAagatatttatgaaaatgacttGCTGCTTTGTTTAGTATAACTAAAAAGTGATACATTTGGGAAAAAAGACATACATGAAACCCTCATATTATTATATGATATTTTAGGATTTGATTGTCTAGAAAGATTGTTTCCTTTATTTGTAGGACATGAAGGATCTTAATCTATGTGACAGAGTGGCTTTTGCTGCACTATATCTTTCAGACAGTAAGGTAGGCCATATAAATACACTACAAGTGATGTCTTTTTAAAACAAGTTTCAGAAGGCACCCTTTTGAAGAGGAAAACTTTTTGTGATGAGTgctgcatgtggagcaggatctgtttagtcacgggtgcaacatgtggagcaggatctgtttagtcacaggtgctacatgtggagcagaatctgtttAGTCAtaggtgctacatgtggagcagggtctgttTAGTCACAGGTGctacatgttgagcaggatctgttCAGTCatgggtgctacatgtggagcagggtctgttTAGTCACAGGTGctacatgttgagcaggatctgtttagtcatgggtgctacatgtggaacaggatctgttaAGTCatgggtgctacatgtggagaaggatctgttAAGTCACAAGTGCTTCATGTGCAGCAGGGTCTGTTTAGTCACAGGTGCTACATGGGGAGCATTATCTGTTTAGTCACGAGTGctatatgtggagcaggatctgttttgTCACATGTGCTacatgaggagcaggatctgtttagtCACAGGTGCtacatgtttttcttttcttgccatggtgttgtcattttattttcgacttgtttGAATGTATCTTTGgtatctttttcaattttaaatgttgCAAGAGCAGTAACTCTGCTTAAAACGTTTTATGTTTCTGTGTTTATCTGTTATCAGTGTTAAATGGAAACCATACATTGACTGAAAAGTAAAATCGGTCCAATTATAAATTACTAGAGCCATTATAGTACAACTTTAAACAGAAATTTTGATGTCACAAAAGAaaagtgattttacttttatatacttATATCATAATTTACAATCctattaaatgaataaatgatgaTTTCTATGTTTAAGCTTCAAGAGTTTATGGAATCATTGATAAAGGAAGTGAAAGAAAATGGAGATTTGGATGGTTTATTGTTAACAGGTATAGTCATTAATAATCTGTTAACAGGTATAGTCATTAATAATCTGTTAACAGGTATAGTCATTAATAATCTAATGAGTTACAACTCTTCAGGCAAAAACTAACCTTAATCttatggtgacttatagttgctAATATCTTGAGATAGGTGAAGTGAAGCAACAGGCTAAAATTTCAGGCCGTTGTGGCAAATATGAAAGACActaatgattttcaattttagttctgACATCTTTTGTGCAAATGAACTATCATATATTATACATTGAGTGTTTTGATTCTAAATGTATATTGCAACATAAAATTATAGTCACAGATTGACAGAATTCTTCAAAACCAAAAAAATTCTTCTTACACTTATCTTTGCATACAGCTTGAGTGTTGTTTTTGCACAGTGTCCAATAAGAGTATTGTtgcttttttcaataaaaaaaccaAATGTTTTGTGAACTGCTGACAGTGAAGTGGATATGGTAGGAGAAAAGATTTCTGAAATAAATTCCATAGAAAAagattaatattaaaaaaacatcataaagattctaataaaatgattttttatttaattatttggaaacataaataactctaaaataagagAACACAAGTTGCATGCTACATTTTGGTTTATTTAGGTTTAACAAGTGATGGTATAGACCTATTACAAAGACATCTAGATAGAACTGGTGACATACAGACTGTAGCTTTAGCCATTGTTTATAGCTTGCCTTGTGATATTACTAAAGAAGACAAAGAAAAAGTGGTTATGTGGATCCAATGGTAAGACTTTATGTGGATAACTATTGTAACAAATAAGTAATGTAGATTCATTAGTAGATGTGATGTTGGTTTCTTTCTATTGGATATGTAATGTGGATCTAGTGGTAAGATGTTAGGTGGATTAGTTTTGTATCAATTAAGTGATGTCAATATAAAGGAATGGTGTTAAATTAATCACTTTTGAATCAAATGAGTAGATTTCTTTTGAATTGGATAATTTATATAGATCAAGTGGTAAGATCTTAGGTGGattaattttatattagaaaatttATATTGATTATTTTGGCATCAAATTAGTTTTATAGATCTGATTGTAAAATTGATGTAGAATTCTTTTGTATGACGTCATTTAAAAGATCTGACTCACACACAAAAACTTGTTTAATGTCAAAAGATCAGGAttttgcttattaccataaataatacattttgacaATATAAAGTAGGAACAGTGCATTAAGGGCATACCATACAGTTATAGGGGAGGTAATGACATTGCtaacataaaatgttattttcgcgacttcaaactgtgacatatcagGACAAATctgaaatttcgacctcattttactcaaacaGTAGCACATaaaggtatatattttattatatatttgatttaatcaggtgaAAAATAGCCTTcagcaaattttcatcaaaatttcaatatgggatcaaaactgtattgtatgcccttaaagcTTCTTTTataagaatagttatcaaaggtaccaggattataatttagtaagccagacgcgcgttctgtctacataagactcatcagtgaggctcatatcaaaatatttatttaagaaatttgttttgaattttatttgtaatatgaGCGTATATTTCTGTGAAAAGTGATAGTACATATAATATGATGAAAGATAACTTTGGTCATGCTTTTAATTACTACAAGATATCATTGAGTTTTTAATTACTACAAGATATCATTGAGTTTTTAATTACTACAAGATATCAATGAGTTTTTAATTACTACAAGATATCATTGAGTTTTTAATTACTACAAGATATCATTGAGTTGCTGAAGCATCATCTCCATCCATATAAGTAATCTAGTACTACAAAAAATATCACCAATTTACTTCCAGCTACAGAGAAATGTTAGACAGGTGGCAGCTGTGGCACTACAGGTgagttatatttatttatctagTATAACACGGGTGGTAGATGTGGCATTAAGGTTAAATATATTTAGTACTCCAGTCTTACACAGGTGGCAGATGCGGCAGTGCTGTTGCGCAGCATGGGATATTCAGTATACACAGGTTTAACAGGTGGCAATAATGGCAATACAGGTGAGTTCTAATGTTACATAGGTGGCACTTGTGGCACTGCAGGTGAAATATATTTAGTTTTCTTGAACAAGTATGTCAGGAAATGGAGAAAAACAAATCCTATTTTGGTTGTCAGGTAACATTGATAAGACGGAAATACTAGTAACAGAAAgtgtttcttcaaatttatttgttattctgaCATGAGATTTCTGATGCCATGTTGGAATATTTTTAGGGACCATTATGCTTTTGGTCTTTGTGTCTATCATCTGTCAGTCTCTGTCCATTGAGATGATTTCAGGCTTGTTTATCCATCCATCCATGTGTCTCCTTGTTTATCTGTACATTCCATATCATGATATCGAAGGTTAAAGTTTGGGTTAAATGAAGTTTACAATTCAGTTGAGGTCACATATATGTGGTTGCATATGTTAATTATGAAGTTAACTTCCAAGAATAGAAATAAAGTATTGCTTTTGCTGGGATTTCACAGTTCTTAAGACATACACATTTTATTGTGCTAACAAAGCAGGGTGTCCTAGAacagaatatttttaattttcagttaAAGAATTTAAGTTCCAAAGATTTtggtttataattataaaattcctTTATTACAGAGCCAAACTAGACATAATTTGGCACCAAAATGATACTAGTACCAGAGTTCCATCGCAGGCTTTCATCAGTTGTAATTTCTGTGGCAAAAGTATTGCCTGTAACTTGCCTATGGTGCAAAGATCTTTACCTTTTATGTCAGGTCCTATGGCAGCTAATTTTAACAGACCAAAGGTATGTTGAACTTGTCTCTCTTTTTTACACTGCTAAATTatctattgttatttttttttatagacatttTTCAGGATCAAAGTTCATAGTCATGGACAATTaatttttggttttataaattCTGCAGATTCTTAGTGCTGAAAGAGACACATCCATATCAGACTTTGTTTTCAAAGATGAAATTACACACATTgtcatattatttattattacacCTCCATCAGGCAATTGCATGTAATGGCCAATCTTTgcgtatacatgtattaaatgtatatatttctcAGGTAACAGGTACACATTATATTTTACAGGTTACCTGCTGTCCAGGATGTAGGAAGCCATTACCTCGTTGTGCACTGTGCCTAACAAACTTAGGCACCCCCTCAGGTACAGGGTTGTACCATCATAAGGAAAAATTAGGTAAGTCAACATCCGTATCTAACAAACTTAGGCACATCCTCAGGTACAGGGTTGTACCATCATAAGGAAAAATTGGGTAAGTCAACATCCGTATCTAACAAACTTAGGCACCCCCTCAGGTATAGGGTTGTACCATCATAAGGAATAATTGGGTAAGTGAAACGACTGTATTTCCTCTGTAGTCTTTTGTTATTAAGAAAGTCTTAAATTTAGTTTTGAAAAATAACCTCTCGAGAAAAGATGGAGAAGATAATTATAgaacaatacaaaatttgaagGAGCACAACACCATGGCCAAAAGACAAAAGATAGTTTTCAAAACACCACAAAGAATAACAAAGATTTATTGAAACAAGACAAATTAAAAACTTGGTGAACACATTAGTAGATACTGATCGTATACAAATACTGTTAGTATCTTCAGATAATCCATATTTACTATGTTTgtaataatattattttattaccTTGTGTATCTTTTGTGGTCTCCTAATCATAAAATGTTAGAACCAGTATCATCTTTGaaataatgtatttataatttcAGGTTTAGAcagtaaattatctccctttcaagaCTGGTTTTCTTGGTGTCAATCTTGTCGTCATGGTGGACATGTTTCCCATTTATTTGAATGGTTTGATGAACATTCAGAATGTCCCGTAACAGGATGTACATGTAATTGTGTATCCAGAGATCATTTAGAAAGACTGAGTTTAAAAGCAGTGGTGtgacacaaaataaaattttatatatttcttgcaATGTTCTCAATATGTCACAAGCTTTAATATCAAACAGTTGTTGTTATTTCAAAATAAGTATAAAGTATGGATACTTTCAATTGAAGTTTATgacta from Mytilus galloprovincialis chromosome 2, xbMytGall1.hap1.1, whole genome shotgun sequence encodes:
- the LOC143065394 gene encoding GATOR2 complex protein MIOS-B-like isoform X1, yielding MSLTKVLWSPINSDKFLSYCGTKINLYNVIKYEEKVGSHGTQGKILSEDSVAVPQGEQLEINLLKTVEWCPKPEHDDVIACGLVNGKVQLRSFDKDSNSDLVDKEFVPRHPRHCLYLFWNHMDSSLLAEGLDKSRNDSCILIWNVKSGGEYERQRYSSNTSESSSIYKPFLEIGNYNDMTASFSWFRKDSRLFVCGMNNRHLRIYDLRDAKEPKQSTTTKLINGVVTDPKNQNRIASFHENNVSVWDTRHFDKPILTLQEPKNIVKLRWCPTRNGFLGVLYRESTSVKLYDIRHTPQGIDELEPNYIDRTISPNNGGQYVTAFNWHPKQENRLLIACTNGAIKDMIVHERIPVIFSPQFHITWGNGKKLVDQELKSTDISLLMKERASKGYGLQSDHVFHNVQLVKEDAKLYGMWRWLSLSHDMVEEPKSQGQSYKHSGVYHLMDFNKGSTMKYQSFQYTDGSTGTKYFMRQYLSEERDKVLQLCGWGNSDNTEGLNLFLKELHKNGQTSKAAAIALFNLKFGQTIEILSGKYRHQTEDSTMMNAVAMAISGYSEDKQTLWRKTCSALLHKLTDPYLRAIFAFLSCEKDNYQEILDMKDLNLCDRVAFAALYLSDSKLQEFMESLIKEVKENGDLDGLLLTGLTSDGIDLLQRHLDRTGDIQTVALAIVYSLPCDITKEDKEKVVMWIQCYREMLDRWQLWHYRAKLDIIWHQNDTSTRVPSQAFISCNFCGKSIACNLPMVQRSLPFMSGPMAANFNRPKVTCCPGCRKPLPRCALCLTNLGTPSGTGLYHHKEKLGLDSKLSPFQDWFSWCQSCRHGGHVSHLFEWFDEHSECPVTGCTCNCVSRDHLERLSLKAVV
- the LOC143065394 gene encoding GATOR2 complex protein MIOS-B-like isoform X2; this encodes MDSSLLAEGLDKSRNDSCILIWNVKSGGEYERQRYSSNTSESSSIYKPFLEIGNYNDMTASFSWFRKDSRLFVCGMNNRHLRIYDLRDAKEPKQSTTTKLINGVVTDPKNQNRIASFHENNVSVWDTRHFDKPILTLQEPKNIVKLRWCPTRNGFLGVLYRESTSVKLYDIRHTPQGIDELEPNYIDRTISPNNGGQYVTAFNWHPKQENRLLIACTNGAIKDMIVHERIPVIFSPQFHITWGNGKKLVDQELKSTDISLLMKERASKGYGLQSDHVFHNVQLVKEDAKLYGMWRWLSLSHDMVEEPKSQGQSYKHSGVYHLMDFNKGSTMKYQSFQYTDGSTGTKYFMRQYLSEERDKVLQLCGWGNSDNTEGLNLFLKELHKNGQTSKAAAIALFNLKFGQTIEILSGKYRHQTEDSTMMNAVAMAISGYSEDKQTLWRKTCSALLHKLTDPYLRAIFAFLSCEKDNYQEILDMKDLNLCDRVAFAALYLSDSKLQEFMESLIKEVKENGDLDGLLLTGLTSDGIDLLQRHLDRTGDIQTVALAIVYSLPCDITKEDKEKVVMWIQCYREMLDRWQLWHYRAKLDIIWHQNDTSTRVPSQAFISCNFCGKSIACNLPMVQRSLPFMSGPMAANFNRPKVTCCPGCRKPLPRCALCLTNLGTPSGTGLYHHKEKLGLDSKLSPFQDWFSWCQSCRHGGHVSHLFEWFDEHSECPVTGCTCNCVSRDHLERLSLKAVV